The genomic interval TTTGAACAGCCTTAAACTCCTTAAAAATAGAAGCAGGAATTCGACTTTTCAATTCTATTTCAGAAAAGTGATTTGTTCCAAAAATTTCTAGCATGTTATTCATTAAAATACCTCCTAAAAGCAAAAACAAAACAAAAAAATACCTTTTAAAAATATATTAATGGAAATTTTAGCATAATTTTTTTTCAAATACAAATAAAAAAATAAAAATATATAGCAAAATAAATTAAATAAATTGAAAAAAACCTTTAAATAATATATAATTTAAAAGGAAAACTATTATTTATAAAGGAAAATATATGGAAAAAATATATGGAAAAGGAATATACGAAGGGGTAGTAATTGGGAAACCGTTTTTAAAGTATGAAAAGAAAATAGAAATAGAATCATATTCTTTAGAAGATGAAGATATTGAAAAGGAAATTTTAAGATACAAAGAAGGAATAAAGTTTGCACAAAGTAAGTTATCTAAATTAATAAATGATTTAAAAAGTAAAGTTGATAAAAAGGATCTACAGATATTAATTGTGCATTTTGAGATTCTAAATGATTCTGTTATTCTTAAAGAAATAGAGGATATGATTAGAAAGGAAAAAATCAATGTAGAAGAAGTAGTAAAAAAAGTTTTGGGAAAATATATAGACTTATTTTCTAAAAAAACAAATTTACTCTATCAACAAAGAGCTTCAGATTTAAAGGATATAAGAGATAGATTATTATTTGCTCTAATAAGAAGAAAAGAACTTTATAATAATGTAGAGGGGAAAATATTAATAGCCAAAGAGATATTACCATCTGAATTATTAGAATTAGTTAATAATCATGTTGAAATAAAAGGTATTATAATGGAATTTTCAGGAACAACTTCTCATGTGGCAATATTAGCAAAGTCACTAGAGATACCAACTTTCATGGGAGGAAAGGATTTATTTTCTGAAAAATGGAGTGATAAGATTATACTAGATACTTATCACCTTAAGGCAAGGGTTATAAATAACCCTATTCCAGAAGTTATAAGAGAGTATAAAAAATTACAAAAATTTATAAAAAAAGAAGATGAAGAAATTCAAAAAAACATAGACATGCCATCAATAACACTAGATGGAGTTAAAATAAATCTAGATTTTAATGCAGATCAGAATATAGATTTAAATGTTTTGAAAAAAACAAATCCACGTGGGATAGGACTTCTTAGAACAGAGTTTATTTACATGGAAAGAAATAATTTACCAACAGAACAAGAACAAGTGGATATTTATAATAAAATAAGTCAGGAAATTGGAAATGAAAAGCCTATAATAATAAGAACTCTAGATATTGGAGCAGATAAAAAATTATCCTACTGTCCAATGGACGCTGAAGAGAATCCATCCCTTGGAGAAAGAGGAATAAGATTTACTTTAAGAAGAAAAAGGATATTAAGAACTCAACTGAGAGCAATATTGAGAAGCGCTTACGGGAAAAAAATAAAAATTATGCATCCAATGATATCCTCTAGATCTGAGATTTTAAAAATCAAACAAATTTTAGACGAAGTAAAAGAAGAATTAAGAAGCGAAGGATTAAATTTTAAAGAAGATATAGAGACAGGTATTATGGTAGAAGTTCCTTCAGTCATATTTATGGCAAGAGAATTAGCTGAAGAAATAGATTTTTTTTCCATAGGAACTAACGATTTGGCTCAGTATATTTTAGCAGCAGATAGATTTTCTCAAAAAGAAAATGAACTTTATGATTACTATCACCCTGCAGTTTTAAGAGGGATAAATATATTAGCTGAAGTGGGAAGAGAAAAAAATAAAAATGTTTCTGTTTGTGGAGAAATGGGAGGAGAATTAGTAGGAATAGTTATACTTTTAAGTTTTGGAATAAAGGATTTAAGTATGGCTAAAACTTTTATACCTAGAGCAAGAAATATAGTTAGAAAAATAAAATTCAACGATTTGGGAGAATTAAAACATAAAATATTAAACTGTAGAGATTCAGATGAAGTTAAAAAGACAGTGAAGAGTTTCATAGAAAAATTATAAGGATGGGAAATATGAAAAAAATTGAGGTTGAAATAAAAAACAAAGCAGGACTACATGCAAGACCATCATCGTTATTTGTACAAGTGGCCACTGGTTTTGATTCAGAAATAAAGGTTAGATATGATGACGAGGAGATAAATGGGAAAAGTATTATGGGATTAATGCTTTTAGCAGCAGAGCAAGGTAGAAAATTAGAATTAGAAGCAGATGGAAATGATGAAGATGAAATGTTAGAAGCTCTTAAAAAATTAGTGGAAGTAGAAAAATTTGGTGAAGAATAATGAAAATAATTAGAGCTAATAAAATGGGTTTTTGTTTTGGAGTTTCTGGCGCTATTAATTTATGTGAAAATATTTCAGAAGATAGAAAACTTTATGATAAAACTTATATTTTAGGAATGTTAGTTCATAACAAAAATGTTGTAAAGGACATGGAAAAAAAGGGATTTATAACTATTTCTGAGGAAGATTTGCTTTTAAAAAAAGTTAAATTTAATAAAAAAGATTTAATAATTATAAGAGCACACGGGACAACAGAAGAAATTTATGATATACTAAAGAGAAGTGAGATTAAAATTATTGATGCAACTTGTATTTTTGTGAAAAAAATAAGAGAAACATTAATTGAAGAAGAAAAAAATGGAAAAGAAATTATATTTATAGGAGATAAAAATCATCCAGAGGTAAAGGGAATAGTTTCTTTTGGCATGCATGTAAATGTGTTAGCTGGTTATGAAGAATTCTTAAATTTTAAAGTAGAAACAAATAAAAAATATTGTTTGTTGACTCAAACTACTCTAAATAAAGAAATGTTTTTTAAAATCAAAAAAAAAATAGAAAATAACTATGAAAATATAGAAATTTTTAGTAAAATATGTGGAGCAACTCACGAAAGACAAATAGCAGTTGAAAAATTAGCAAGGGAAGTAGACATAATTTTAATAGTTGGAGATTTAGCAAGTTCAAATACTAGAAAATTATATGATTTGTCAAAAAGTATAAATAGCAGAAGTTATTTAATACAAAATAAAAATGAATTAAAAAAAGAATGGTTAAAAAACATTGAAACAATAGGAATAACAGCAGGAGCATCAACACCAGAAAAAATAATATTAGAGATAGAAAAAGATATAAGGGGGAATTTTGATGACAAACATGGATTATAACGAATTTGAGGCACTACTAGCAGAGTACCTACCAGAAGAAGGGAAAAGCGGGGAGAAAGTAGTAGGGACAATAGAAAGTAAAGAAAGAAACTTTACTTATTTAGATGTTCCTAGCCAAGTAACAACAGTTAGAGTGAAAACTGAAGAATTAGAAAAATATAATGTTGGTGATGAAATAGAAGTAATCCTAGTCGGGGAAACACCAGAAGGAGAATTTTTAATTGGTTCTAGAAGAAGAATTGAAATGGAAACTGGATGGCAACAATTAAAAGATGCTTACGAGGCTAAAGAAAAATTAGTTGGAAGAGTAGTAAGAGAAGTAAGAGGTGGATATATATTAGAAATATTCTCTCATCAAGTATTCTTACCAAAATCTCTTTCTGAAACAAGAAATGGACAAAAAATATTAGGAAAAGACGTAGAAGTTTTAATAAAAGAATTAAAAGAAGAAAGAAAAGGTAAAAAAATAACAGTTTCAAGAAGAGACGTAGCAGTAGCTGTAAGAAACGAAGAATTTGCTAAAATAAATTTAGGAGATGTTCTTGAAGGAACAATTTCTGAAATATTACCATTTGGAATAGTAGTAACTCTTGGTCATTTAAGAGGATTTATACATATTTCTGAAATTTCTTGGAAAAAAGCTGAGAAAATAGAAGGATTCGAATTAGGACAAACACTAACTGTAAAAGTTATTCAATTGGAAGAAGAAAAGAAAAACATAAAATTGTCATTAAAAGCTCTAACAGTAAATCCATGGGAAACAGCAAAAGAACAATATAAAATAGGTGACGTTGTTGAAGGTAAAGTTACTAAAATATTACAATATGGAGTATTAGTAGAAATTATGGATGGAGTAGAAGGATTAGTTCATGTTTCTGACTTCACTTGGAATAAAAAGAAAGTAGCTATTTCAGAATTTGCAAAATTAGGAGATTCTTTAAAAGTTCAAATACTTGAATTTAAACCAGAAGGAAGAAAATTAAAATTAGGTGTAAAACAATTATCAGCTGATCCATGGGAAACAGCTGGGGAAAAATATAAAATAGGAACAAAATTAACTGGAAAAGTAGCAGAAGTTAAAGCTTATGGAATATTTGTAGAAGTAGAAGAAGGAATAGATGTATTTATACATCAAGCAGATTTCTGTTGGGTAGGAAACAAGAAATTTGAAAAAGGTCAAGAAATTAATTGTGAAGTTATCGAATTAGATCTTGATGCTAAAAAAATCAAAGGAAGCATTAAAGTTTTAGAAAAAAGTCCTTGGGAAACAGTTATGGAAAACTATAAAGTTGGAGATATTGTTGAAAAACCAATAAAAAATATCCAAGATTTTGGTTTATTTGTAAAAATTGAAGAAGGAATAGATGGGTTTATACCAACTCAATTAGTTTCTAGAGATTATATAAAAGATTTAAAAGAAACATTTAATATTGGAGATTCTGTACTAGGGAAAATAATTGAAATTGACACAGAAAGACAAAAAATAAAAATATCAATAAAAGCTTATGAATTAGAATCAGAAAAAAGAGAACAAAGAGAATTAATCGAGAAATATGGTACTGCAGGGGAATAATTTATCTCTGTAAAAGTTAAAAAAAACTACCTCGCTAAATTTTAGCGAGGTTTTTTATGTTATAATATAAATATAAATTGATGTGGGGTGATATTTATGAATGAAGAAAAATTTAAAGAATTGAAAAAAAATACACCAGAACTTATTATGTTTTTAAAGGGAATGCCAAAGGGTGGAGATTTACACAATCATTCTCTAGGTGGGGGATACGCTGAAATAATTTATGAAGAAGCTATTAAAAATAATGATTTTTATGATCTAAGGACACATAAATTTTTAAATAAAAAAGAATATAAAAATTCAGATAAAAGTGAAAAAATTATATCTATAAAATTATTAGAAAAAAATCATATAGAAGATTATTTTGATAATTATAGTATGAGAGGATTAAAAAATAAAAAAGATGGAGCTAGTCATTTTTTTAATACTTTTACCAATGTTTTAAGTACCAAAATAAAAGAAGAAGAATTAATATTAGAAATTTTAAAAAGAAATCAACTGGAAAATATGAGTTATGTGGAAATGATATCAGATTGCGTACCTACAAATTTAATTGAGAAGTTTAAAGCATCATTTGACATTGACGAGACTTTTAATTTAAAAAAGATTCAAAGCTACTGTAAAATTTTGGGAAAAAATATAACAAAAGAAAATATGTCTAAATTAAATTTATTTTTAGACAATAGAGAAGAATTTTTGAAAAAAAATGGAATAAGAGATGTGGAAGTTGGGTATATGCCATATTTAAGAAGAATGACTTGTGATTTGGAAGTTTTCTTTATAGAGGCTTATTTATTTATTTTGTCATCTTGTTGGGATTCTAGGATTGTTGGGGTAAATGTAGTTGAAATAGAAGATTCTTTAGGAGCTAGAAGAAATTTTCAAGGACAGCTTAAAATATTAAGATATTTATATGAATATTTTAATATTATGTTTCCTAAGAAAGAAATTAATTTGTCAATTCATGCTGGAGAGTTAACTATTGAAAGGGAAACTCTGGAAAATATGCAAGATAGAATTGTGAGCACAATATTTTTAACAAGAAACAAACTAAAGAGAAAATTTCCTATAGCAAAAAGAATAGGTCATGGTGTAAGTGTTCAGTGGGAAACTAAGGAAACATTGGAAATAATGTCAGAAAAAAAGATTCCAGTGGAGATATGTCTAACAAGCAATGAAATAGTTTTGGGAGTGTCAGGGAAAGAACATCCTTTTAATTTGTATAAAAAATACAATGTGCCAATGGTTATTTGTACAGATGATGAAGCAGTTAGTAGGGGAAATATTGTTATAGAATATTTAAAAGCAATAGAAAGATATGACATTAATTATTGTGAATTAAAATGTTTAATTAAAAATTCCTTGGAATATTCATTTTTAGAAGGGGAAAGTTTATATGTTGATAGAAATTGTGAAATATTTAGATCAGAATTTTCTGGAATGAAAACAATAGAAGAGTTAGAAAAAGGGATTGTTGCAAACAAAAATCTAATTTTATTGAATAAAAAGTTAAAAATGCAGTTGGAATTGGAAAAAAAGATATTGGAATTTGAAAGAAACTATTAATATAAAAAGCTTTAAAAAATAAGACTTAAATGGTATAATAGTTTATAAAAAATAAAGATAATAGGAGAAAGTGTAAAAATGAATCAAGAGTTAATTTTAAAGGGGATTATTTTAATTATAATAGGATCTTTAATAGGATGGACTACAAATTATATTGCTATAAAAATGTTATTTAGACCTTACAAAGAGATAAAATTAGGTTTTTTTAAAATACAAGGATTGATTCCTAAAAGAAAACATGAAATTGGGGAAGGAATAGCAGAAGTTGTAGATAAAGAATTACTTTCTTTGGAGGATATAACTTCTAAAATATCAAGTGAAGATATTGAAAAAAGGATTGGAGATTTAATAGATAAAGTTTTAAAAAATAAATTAAAAGATGAAATTTTAAGTTTATTTCCAATGGCAGCTTTGTTTTTAAATGATAGTATGTTAGAAAAAATTAAAGAAGCTATTAAAAATAGTATAATTGGAAATAAAGACGAAATGATAAAGTTATTTATAGAATATTTGCAAGAAAAAGTAGATATTAAGGAAATAGTTATAAAAAAAGTAGATGCATTTTCTTTAGAAAAAATAGAAGAAATAATCTGTGAACTTGCAAAAAAAGAATTAAAGCATATAGAAATTATAGGAGCGATATTAGGCGCAATTATAGGTGCTGTTCAGTTTATTTTAATTAGTTTTATATAATTAAGGAGAATAGTTTTGGATGATAGAATAGTTACAGACAAAGAAATATTAATCGAATCGGATATCCAAAAAAATCTTAGACCTAAGAGATTTCATGATTATATAGGTCAATCTAAATTGAAGGAAAAAATGCAAATTTTTATAGAAGCTGCTAAAAGAAGAGAGAGTTGTATGGATCATATTTTATTATATGGACCACCTGGTCTTGGAAAGACAACTCTTGCTGGAGTTATTGCAAACGAGATGAATGTAAGCTTAAAAATAACTTCAGGGCCAGTGTTAGATAAAGCTGGAGATTTAGCAGCTATTTTAACGTCTTTAGAAGAAAATGATATTTTATTTATAGATGAGATACATAGATTGAATACATCAGTTGAAGAAATATTATATCCAGCAATGGAAGACGGAGAATTAGATATAATAATTGGAAAAGGACCTGCTGCTAGATCAATTAGAATAGAATTACCTAGATTTACTCTTATTGGAGCCACAACAAGAGTTGGATTACTTAGTTCACCTCTAAGGGATAGATTTGGAGTAACTCATAGAATGGATTATTATAATAATTTAGAATTAATGGAAATAATTATAAGAGGTGCAAAGGTATTAGATGTTGCAATAGACAAAGAAGGAGCAAGCGAAATTGCAAAAAGAAGTAGAGGGACCCCTAGAATAGCTAACAGATTTTTAAAAAGAGTGAGGGATTATTCTGAAATAAGGGGAAATGGAATAATTACTAGAAAAACAGTATTAGAAACTCTAGAATTATTAGGTGTAGACAAAGATGGTCTAGATGAATTAGACAGAGGTATAATTTTATCAATTATAAAAAATTATAATGGTGGGCCAGTGGGAATTGAAACTTTGTCCCTTATGCTAGGAGAAGATAAGAGAACAATAGAAGAGGTTTACGAACCTTATTTAGTTAAAAAAGGATATATAAAGAGAACTCCAAGAGGGAGAATGATTACTGAAAAAGCTAGAAAGCATTTTGAGGTTAAGGAGTGATAAATGAAAA from Fusobacterium sp. IOR10 carries:
- the ptsP gene encoding phosphoenolpyruvate--protein phosphotransferase; protein product: MEKIYGKGIYEGVVIGKPFLKYEKKIEIESYSLEDEDIEKEILRYKEGIKFAQSKLSKLINDLKSKVDKKDLQILIVHFEILNDSVILKEIEDMIRKEKINVEEVVKKVLGKYIDLFSKKTNLLYQQRASDLKDIRDRLLFALIRRKELYNNVEGKILIAKEILPSELLELVNNHVEIKGIIMEFSGTTSHVAILAKSLEIPTFMGGKDLFSEKWSDKIILDTYHLKARVINNPIPEVIREYKKLQKFIKKEDEEIQKNIDMPSITLDGVKINLDFNADQNIDLNVLKKTNPRGIGLLRTEFIYMERNNLPTEQEQVDIYNKISQEIGNEKPIIIRTLDIGADKKLSYCPMDAEENPSLGERGIRFTLRRKRILRTQLRAILRSAYGKKIKIMHPMISSRSEILKIKQILDEVKEELRSEGLNFKEDIETGIMVEVPSVIFMARELAEEIDFFSIGTNDLAQYILAADRFSQKENELYDYYHPAVLRGINILAEVGREKNKNVSVCGEMGGELVGIVILLSFGIKDLSMAKTFIPRARNIVRKIKFNDLGELKHKILNCRDSDEVKKTVKSFIEKL
- a CDS encoding HPr family phosphocarrier protein, whose product is MKKIEVEIKNKAGLHARPSSLFVQVATGFDSEIKVRYDDEEINGKSIMGLMLLAAEQGRKLELEADGNDEDEMLEALKKLVEVEKFGEE
- the ispH gene encoding 4-hydroxy-3-methylbut-2-enyl diphosphate reductase, which translates into the protein MKIIRANKMGFCFGVSGAINLCENISEDRKLYDKTYILGMLVHNKNVVKDMEKKGFITISEEDLLLKKVKFNKKDLIIIRAHGTTEEIYDILKRSEIKIIDATCIFVKKIRETLIEEEKNGKEIIFIGDKNHPEVKGIVSFGMHVNVLAGYEEFLNFKVETNKKYCLLTQTTLNKEMFFKIKKKIENNYENIEIFSKICGATHERQIAVEKLAREVDIILIVGDLASSNTRKLYDLSKSINSRSYLIQNKNELKKEWLKNIETIGITAGASTPEKIILEIEKDIRGNFDDKHGL
- a CDS encoding S1 RNA-binding domain-containing protein, encoding MTNMDYNEFEALLAEYLPEEGKSGEKVVGTIESKERNFTYLDVPSQVTTVRVKTEELEKYNVGDEIEVILVGETPEGEFLIGSRRRIEMETGWQQLKDAYEAKEKLVGRVVREVRGGYILEIFSHQVFLPKSLSETRNGQKILGKDVEVLIKELKEERKGKKITVSRRDVAVAVRNEEFAKINLGDVLEGTISEILPFGIVVTLGHLRGFIHISEISWKKAEKIEGFELGQTLTVKVIQLEEEKKNIKLSLKALTVNPWETAKEQYKIGDVVEGKVTKILQYGVLVEIMDGVEGLVHVSDFTWNKKKVAISEFAKLGDSLKVQILEFKPEGRKLKLGVKQLSADPWETAGEKYKIGTKLTGKVAEVKAYGIFVEVEEGIDVFIHQADFCWVGNKKFEKGQEINCEVIELDLDAKKIKGSIKVLEKSPWETVMENYKVGDIVEKPIKNIQDFGLFVKIEEGIDGFIPTQLVSRDYIKDLKETFNIGDSVLGKIIEIDTERQKIKISIKAYELESEKREQRELIEKYGTAGE
- a CDS encoding DUF445 domain-containing protein, whose protein sequence is MNQELILKGIILIIIGSLIGWTTNYIAIKMLFRPYKEIKLGFFKIQGLIPKRKHEIGEGIAEVVDKELLSLEDITSKISSEDIEKRIGDLIDKVLKNKLKDEILSLFPMAALFLNDSMLEKIKEAIKNSIIGNKDEMIKLFIEYLQEKVDIKEIVIKKVDAFSLEKIEEIICELAKKELKHIEIIGAILGAIIGAVQFILISFI
- the ruvB gene encoding Holliday junction branch migration DNA helicase RuvB, with protein sequence MDDRIVTDKEILIESDIQKNLRPKRFHDYIGQSKLKEKMQIFIEAAKRRESCMDHILLYGPPGLGKTTLAGVIANEMNVSLKITSGPVLDKAGDLAAILTSLEENDILFIDEIHRLNTSVEEILYPAMEDGELDIIIGKGPAARSIRIELPRFTLIGATTRVGLLSSPLRDRFGVTHRMDYYNNLELMEIIIRGAKVLDVAIDKEGASEIAKRSRGTPRIANRFLKRVRDYSEIRGNGIITRKTVLETLELLGVDKDGLDELDRGIILSIIKNYNGGPVGIETLSLMLGEDKRTIEEVYEPYLVKKGYIKRTPRGRMITEKARKHFEVKE